Below is a window of Neodiprion virginianus isolate iyNeoVirg1 chromosome 4, iyNeoVirg1.1, whole genome shotgun sequence DNA.
TAGCCTGCCGGCTTTCCTGACAGGTGTCTTAATGTCGTCCAGGATTCCTCGGTGCTGACCCTGCAAATCACCGTGGAAACGAACTGAAATATGCACGCTAGAATATTGTTGACGACGAGCAGCGGATTGTCAGTTGTCTGCTGCTGCGGTCGCCTTGGCTACGGCATCACACGCCGCTGAACTACCCGTCCGAATCCCCTCGTTTTTCGGTTTAACTCGCACCATGTTTGTTCATTGTACCCAAAAATAATCACATCTAAACTAGGAACGGCGAACTTATTTTCAGCCTTGCACTCCTCCCTATGGCTTCTCgaaaattactgaaaatttatacgGAATCTCTATTGCTAGGGAACTGCTTTCCTACGCTTGGACTAATGTTCCTACGCGCGGCGGACTACACCAACCGCGTAACAGCAGGCAGCAATGGGTTCGACTCCTAATTCTCGGCTTCCGTGACAGGTGTTTCGAGCTCTCGAATTCGTCTTCGGTTTTCTTCcacttttattttgttcttaAATTCAATACAGCTCAATTGTGCAAGCACCGCGGTTGCTCGGCGTATACAGTTGGCCGTTATTgacgataaattttattctagTTAATCACGCTATAATTTTGACGCGCCTAGCCATATATGGATTCGAAATCAGGAAGATGATTTACAAGAGAAATTAGTCAATAAAAATACTCACCGTAGGTGATTTGGGAATTTGTCGCAATACAATGAACAGCGGATCGATTTTTGGGATGATAACGAATCGCTGTGACGATACGGCGTCCTTCGTTTGGCGTGACAATGAACCTCGAAGTTCCATACCTATTATTACCTTCACTTTGccaattcattattatttaattagaCTATTTGCAAGATTTAATTATTAGACATGTATCCCAGAGCTACGGTATCTACGAGACGATTATTATTTACTACTTTATTGATTCGCCGTCATGCTCGGATGCAAGAAAAATACGCTTTATGATCGAGAAAAACAAATGCTACCTAAAACAATCGGTACCCGCCAACAATTTGAAACTATTTCTCCGTTGCGGCACTGCTCGACATCCGGTCACATCTTTTTCCGGTTTAAACATAAGATTATAAGATAACAGACATAACACATACCGGTAGATCTCATACGTCACTTGTCACGATTGTCACTCGATTCCACACAGTTCACTATACTACGTTTACTGCAGGTTGATGTTTGTAACTGTGTGGCGTACTTTGGCGTAGTGTTTCATACTTGtcaatcaaaaatcaaaatgatgaCATCTTCGGAAACAGACATTGATGCGCTCGATGAAAAAACTATGGAAGATTCGGCCGTTCTTCAAGTCAGTTCGATGGCTGCAGGAGGTTTGGTGAAACAAGAAAGTCGCGACACAGACAATTACAGTACTTCGATCGAAGGATCTGTGGTTAGTATAACCTACAATATTAACTTATGATCATATGATGCTTATGATTCGTAGAAACTATTAGGCAATTAAAACGTCAACATTGCAAAACAATAATATTCATGCAGTTGAATGATCTCTTCTCGGGTACAAGAATATTTTaaagaaatgatgaaaattggcAAAAGGCGTAGCGAATATTCGGCCGCTAACTAGTAGCCCAGAAAGATATATCCAACTAATTCTTAATGCAACATATGACCATAGCGTAATCaaacttaattatttttcattcaggTAGCATCTCCATCCATCGATAGTTTTTCAACTTTACCAGAACAAGAAATATCAGATTTCCCCATTGACTCTCGGGATCTACAGGTGAAAGTAGATAATCCTCAAAAGCATCTTGAAACCTTGGAGACATTCATCACATTCCGCGTTACAACAAGGGTATGCAGAATATATTGATTACAATATATGGACAAATTACCATTTATAGTGAACAGAGTTTAGATCGCTTTGTTGAGACAAGTATCGGCACGGTATGTAGACACATGTATTTACAGTTGGGAAATGTGATAATTAGAGAGCTTACCTCATTGCATTTAGCACTATAAACGTTTTTACATTAGGGTCACTTTCATCTTGTTTATGAGACATGTAAAACAATGTTCCAAAACTTTTTGAGcgataaatttgattttagaATACACACTATGTGTTATTTTACGtatttgttaatattaaatttcattaaaaaaaaagtatagtaCTAATCTAAACATTTACTAGATTTTCAAACATGCATGGCAATTGAATTTTCAGACGTCACGTCCTGAATTTGAAGAAACTGAGTATGTCGTGCGCCGTCGTTACAATGATTTCATTTGGTTACGTCAGAAACTTGTCGACACCTACCCAACACACATTATACCTGTAAGTGCTCATTTATAACACTACATACTCATAACGTATATATTAATTAAGCATACGTATTCTAAATGATAGTTCACACTTGTAGCCAATGCCGGGTAAACACACGCTGTTGGCACAGCTAGATCGTTACTCAAAGGAATTTATAATGGCTCGAATGAAACTTTTACACGGATTTCTAAACCGTGTAGTGAACCATCCAATTCTAAGCTctgaaaaaagtttatacatttttctgaCTGCTAAACCAGCTGTACgtattgtcaaaaaaataatttcaaagatACTAAACAACTTTACCTATGAAAATTACTGATGTTTATACTCTTCAACAGGAATTCTCTATCCATCGAAAATCCCGCAGTAATGTTCTCGTAAAAATGACCGATTCCCTGCAAAATATGGCTAATATGTACACAATGAAACAGCGGCATCTTGAATTTGAACAGGTGCGAGATTATTGCGTGGCATTGGCTGATAAACTATCAACTATAGACAAAATTAGCCACCGAATTCAGAAAGAAAGACAAGGTAGagttcaatttttacacatttaAATCTCAGAAGATACATATTCTGTTTAGAAGCATGTAGAATTAGATAAATTATATCATCTGGCTACTAATTTTTCGCTTTTTACTGTTGAACAGAATATCTGTTGGAGTTACATCAGTTACATCCAATATTTACCCTATGGGCGACATCTGAACCAGAGCTAAATCCAATTTTAACTGCAATTGCTAAagcaattgaaaataatgcaGTTGCTCATCAGGTTGTGCTTGACTCATTCCCAAGCGATATGCGAGAATACTTGGCCTACATAGATGCTGTACGGGATACTTTAGTTCGGCGTGATTCAATGCAAATTGAGTACGAAATGACTGTAGATGATTTGGCTAAAAAACGCCAAGAAAAAGATCAGGTGAgcaatttcaactttttataAGAATATTGTCATACAACAAATATAATTTGATTTATACAATTTGATAATATTTGTGTAGTTGACAGGTGTTGGAGCTAGTTCCAGTAATTCACCTGGTTGGGGTGGTTCATTATGGAAAGGTGAATCTCGAGATGAAAAGCTAGAAAAAATTGGACAGTCCATTCCTAGGCTTGGAAAAAAAGTGGAACTCCTGCAAGACCGTGTAGAATGTGCTAATGAAAATTTACGTAGTGATCTGGAACGTTGGAATAAAGAAAAGCGTTCGGATTTGAAAACTATGCTCATATCAATGGCGGATCAACAGATTTTGCATTATCAACATTGCATGAATGCCTGGGAAGAGGTGCTGTCAGGTTTAAAACTTGATAACGGAACAGAAATTAATTTGGGCCCTTCTATTAAGGTTCCTGCTTAAATTTCAAATAGCATTTTAGTCTTACTTtaaatgcaagaaaaaaaaaccgcactGTTGTATAATTACCATTAATTATAAACTTTAAGatcgaataataaaatatttaaataccCACGTGTTATCAATGGCCGAAGAATATAACAATACTAAAATGAATATCTTTCTCGAcaataaaagtgaaatatatgtaatataagcTGTcatcgtgtaaaaaaaattaaaatattacaatcaTAATCCTTTCGTACATCCGTGGATAACATCAGTTTCTGATTGTATAGCTGGCTGTTCAATATCTGCTgacattttgaatttgctcATCATGTTTTGATCCcaatgaaatattaaaagtTATTGTCTTAGTATTATActtattgtatttatttttctcccaaGCATTTACTAGCCACTAGTATTTGAAACTACCGGCTGTGATGAAGgcaaatttttgcaaactttatcatgtaaatatatgtatttatgtaaCAGAGTTTGGTTTACACGCCTTTTTGCCTGTGTTCCGTACTCAAAGTACTCGTTTTACCGATAGTATGAAAAAAGAGCATCGGAGTATGCAAAAATACACTTTTACGTCCTAGCACTTAACAGAGCTCTTTTATGTACGCCGCTATGCAGGAAAAACTTGTAAACCACACTTTTGTTACATAAAGTGTCGACTGCACCATGGAGGCAAAATACATGCACACGCTTGCCTGTCACtcatattgtaaatttatgcTCGGTGTTAAGAGACCTATTGTGCCGCCTTGGATATACCATCTACTATTTGTCAAAAAATCACTTAATTAGATatgataaaatgaatttgCCTATTGTTAGTTACGCATGAAAATCATGTAAAATCTCTATGTCTAATATTTCTTATATTAGAATGGAATACATATTTTGTTAAGCGGATACATTAAATTTTAGTGTGATATTAATCAAATATCTACGAATTCTGTCATGAAATTGTTTGGATAGATATCCCGTGACAATTTATACCTAAAATTATGCAAACTCGAACAATTATCATTGTCGACTATTCAACTTGTTTAGTAGAATCAATGTCTTAAAatctaaataaaattaatcatcaCTTAATACAAGGATATTTAATAGCTTAATTTTAACCTACCTTCATGTGTAATGCAAGACTCTCTTGACTATGTGCTCAAACTTGTGTGCCGAGGCAATAAGTTCCTGAGAATGATGATACATCTAGTAATTCAACAAATAAAAGGAAGAGAATTAATGATAACAGCAGTTacattattcaataatttatattccGTAAGATGTCTGTTCTGGGCATAAATACGTTATTACATCGTTGGAGAGTCAGGTAAgggtgtaataaataattctacAAGGTTGTCGAAATCATGAAGCCTCGTAATGGATTCCcctgaaaattaaataatacttCAATAAGTTACTATTAGTATCAAACCAAACAAGTAatagaaatttggaaaaatattctattcaGTCTGCGGCTATTATCTATGAACAAATCGtaaatatatcatacattatgttgatgcatgtacgtacaagagtaataaattaaaattattatgtataactTCCGTTATTAAATAACAGCAGTCACAATGATGCTCATTACAAACGTAGAGTAGTTTCTAAATATTCACAGATACATACCTGCAAACGCCATTACATTCTGAAGAAATCGAACAGTGTGAGCATACGGTTGTTGCATCTTTTCACGCATTTGTGAAGCCATCAACTTTGTCGGGTTCCAGATGTAGCGTTTGTGCAGTTTTGACTTTGTCTCTATCAATGGAAGGACGTTCGTGATTCGATATTGATTCGAATCAATATTCCATGTAAATTTACAGCCAACTTCATATTGCTTTCTTTCTTGGTAGCTGTGAAAGAAATTAGAGCAGGTTATTAATTTAATACGTATACTAtacaatacattttttgatGGATACAGGtgacatttttctttgaattcaGTTTCAAATAATATGAATACAAAAGATGCTTTaatactgtgaaaaaaacttACCACTGAGACTGACTACTAAGCTCGCTAGcttcgattttcattataagAAGACAAATCACGTCTCCACTCAATGCACAAACatcaataatttcaatgtCATAATCGCTACAGTGCCAGTACCTTTTACCAAATCTCGTACAGAGCCAATCTGCTATGTGATGAGAGAACGTTTCAATATCAAAACTCAACTGATTTACCAATACATGTGGTACCGGCTGAAAGCAATGATGttccaaattttatttaaatttatggGCAGTAAGAAATAGAGGATCTTAATTATAGTAAACATGAATACTTTTACTCagtatattcaattattaaatGAGTAATAAGCAAGACTTATGTAGAAACTAGACAAAAAAATCAGTATTCTAATATTCACCATCTTTTCAGCTTTACTATTGTTTATCATCTGCATTTGAGTATATCCAGATCCATGTACATTCATTGGAAGTACACACTGATAGCTTACGTACCCTCCAGTTTCATCGTCTGTTAAAATCAAGCAATATTTCTATATTCCATCAGATTGCTTCAAGTAGAACGGgtgaaatgacgaaaaactttttaagATATTGGATATCATTGTTGAGACTTAACGCACCTTCTACATCTGTGATAACAGAGACCATTTCATCATCAAGTTCTATGTAGCTGCGTTTGAAGTGTGCCGTACATTTTACAGTTGGATACTGAAATGTGACTTTAGGAACCAACGGCGATACATTTGCACATATCTTATTTGTCTTGTCTCGATGGGCAGCAGAGTACGACAGTTGATTTTGATTTAATGGTCGCAGAACGTATTTTTCAGCTGAAATTTAtggaatagaaaatataaattacatacAATAAAGACCTTTGTTCTTAATAGTATTAATGAATTTAGTaaatctgaatatttttttaaactgtgtTTGACGAATCTTTGTACTCCTTTCGATTCTCTCAACGTATGatatagaaaatataaattgcaTCCATTTCGCCAAAgaagaaatacaaaattaatttacctGTCTCAATACTCTGGAAATCAGATAGTGAAGTAATATCCTGAATGGAATTAAATTCACTAACATCGCTGTGATCAGAATCAATTCTACGCCGCCTGGTATTTGGTAATACAGGAGAGGTCACAGGTGATGTCAGTTGGTGTATGGAGCATGTGCGATGCTTTGATTGGTCCCTAAGATGTTTGAAAGGAACAATATTTTCTGCATCTTCAGCCTCGTCACAGAACTCATACTTTTTGTCAGCCAGACGACGCTTTCTAAATGAGCTCAATTTTTCACATGTTTCATGTGCTTCGTCTGTAAATTCATAAGCTTTTTCAGCTTCCAGAGTAAGTTTATGCGTCGGTCGTGGTCTAGGTGGTGTGGGAGGTAGAATTGGTGGTGGGGATTGCAGATTTGTCCTTTTTCGGGGGCTTAAATGGCGGAACCATCGTGTCGTCGGAGAAGACATTAAACGTGACGAACACGATGATGTTGGGCTTATAGAAAGCGTGTGAAGAGGAGAGTTCAACGAAGTTATACTGACGCTTGAGCTATCCTGAGAGACGCTAGGCTGCGGAGAGCTGGGGCGTTGAGTACGAGGCAGTTTATGACTAGAATCCGAATTGCGTGTCCTTAGAATATCCGACGGTGGATTGAGCATCGCGGACGACCAGGTCAAATGTCGATGATCGGAGGGAAGTCGCTGAGGTGGCGACATTGGAGAGCATGAAGGATGTTTAACCAGAGTAATCAAATCACTTCCAATATTCAACTCTTGAGACATATCCTCGCAAAAATCCTGTAATATTTTGTCTCTAACAGATATTGCCAACTCTGATCTGGAGGTAGAACTGTTACTTTCACACTTGCACTCGTTTCCATTTAAGCACTCGCATCCTTTTCCACTTATATTAACACTAGGCCTGATGATATCACAGATACAGTCACTTTGATTACTGCTTGAGGTATTGACACGTATTTCACTACAGTATTGTTCTTCATATCTATTTATATCGTCTGTGAAAGGAGAACCTATTGTGGAttcacattttgaaaattggtcAACAGTTATATTATCTAACATACCAATTTTCTCTTCGGAACTATCCGAACACTCAGTTTTAGATTCATCTAATTCTTCAACGTCACTAGCGTCTAATGGAACCGTATCCACGACTACTGAGTCATTTCTTTCACTGTTCTTCTGAAATTTAGATTTAGCAGTATacaaatctactctgagcaCATGTAAAAAGTTTCCCGTATTAACAACAACGTGATTCCAGTATTTCAAACACACTGCAGCTCGAAATCTTGGATATGGCGAAATGACCTCGTAAGTTGTGTGAACTGTAAGGCCATGCAACAAACAACTGCATCGCATGCATCCGTCCCAGTTACTGCCCAAATCtgtgtacaaaataaaaatcgttgttattcaaatatttaccaGTGAACTTGTAAATTGTTATAAAGGTGTTGATTTCTTGATATAAATATTGCAATATTcgaataatataatgaaaatgaagagaaaTGGGAATAGAAACACAGAAAGTGTAGATTTACAGAAAACTAAAAGTTTCTTGACTGGAACATtcatgttttaattttatatcattACCATTATCAATAGTAAGTAAGTGATTGAACAGTATTATAGTAAATCaaattgaaaagtaattaGAGAGTGATTACCTTCTTCTTCATAAGATGCCGCTACTTTTAAACAATCCTTGCAATTTTGAAGGGAAGGTACCGTCGTTATAGTAAGATAAGCTCTATCTGTTGGCTGCAGGCGCATTGAATCAATGCTGAGAAGAAAGTAACTGGTAAGTGACAGAAGCGTGAAGTCTTTTGTATTTTCAGGACAAAAAGGAAGCGGCAACTAAATTTGAGCCAGCAATTTCTGTGACCAATATTATTTCACTCACCATACACCATGTACAACCAGCTTATTCCTTTCTGTAGGCCATTGGGATATTACGATATTAAGGTCCCTGTGTATAGTATAGTTCCCAAAAAGTGTTACTTCAGCTACTTTTCTAGCAAAATGATTCGGGATGAACGACCACCAGTGTAGCAAATACTTATATGACGAACCATATCCAACAACTTcaatattgtatgtatatgtcaATATGAATTGCCCACACTGCGTCAGTCCCATAACGATATGCCTTGACCATGAAAGAAAGGCATGTTCGATTAGTaatttaattgatttcagGTTACCACACTGGTGAAAATGGTTTATCGGACCGTTGTTAATGAATTATAGCTCGCATCATCTACAGTAGAAAATACCTAATCATTTTGAATgtgttgaaataaatcagcAGTGGTATTGGAACAAATTGCAAAGAGATTTGTTTACTTTAAATCCGACTGGTTACCTGCATTGATTTATCACTTTTTAAGTAGTTCCAATACTAGCACATAGAGTACTTTATTTTGACTAATACAGTAACAATTGATAGCGTGCTCAGTATACAATACGCTATTGGAAAAAATCTTAATTCAGTATAACAAACTGACGTTCTCCAGTTGACGGATGACTCAATGCAAAATTAATATCACCCACCTAACGGTCATGTGTATCTATTAcgattataaatttgaatgacTCACCCGGCAGCTAGGGCTGATTTTGGAAAAACATGTGTCAATGACAAATGTCTCCATGACGGTATGgacataaataatttttcctcagAGGCATAACTGTGGGCAGACAAACATCCCCTAATCTGtaagagaaaatgaaattgtatgACGAAAATCCCATGATCAAGAATGTGCAGTAGGACGTAACAGGGTTTCCTTCAGACCTCACTTAATGAAATACATTCAAAATACACAAGTTCACATTCGTATAATAAACGATAATTGAACTCCTTGATTAACTCATCTTTGACTAGTTTCAATCTTATTTGAATGAGAGTTTTTCTTAAATAAGAATGTGTATAGTAAAACAATATTCAACTATCTTCAACCAcgtttatataaataatcaatacTTCATTCAAtaagtcaaaatttttgaaaagttcgtTGTTGTCGATAAATGATCATCTAAATTGATCTATGACGTATGAGgaatatttcaattacattatttgctgttcgaaaattttatccttATCATCTAACATGTTCGCCAAGCATGGATTACTGACAAATAATTTCggaatgtaaataaattaaacaaactcAACCACAGTTAGCAGTTGCCTGCTAAAAATCTCTCACCAAACAAGTACAAGATTTTTTAAGGATTTGAGATGAGAATTTGTGACAATAAACCATGTTTACATCTTTCGGATATTTCTTTGACCCTCAAAACAGCATTTAAAGTATGCCGAGTGTTActtgtcaatttattgttagacTTAAGTTCTTCGAGACTTGATACAGGTATAAATGAAGGGTAATTAGGGGAAGGAGTACTTATTAGTCATAGATGTTGTGGGTGTTTATTAGAGCTGTTAATAATAGATGAAACAGTAGTATCGATCAGGGATCCGGTCGTAAAATAGCAGTCGTATCTAAACGATGTAAGATAAAAACGATGGAAGGAAGGATAAATATGAAGTGTTGACAGACCGGATAAGCTGTCATTTGACAGTAAGGCTTCGTTTAACGTTTAACCTCTTACCTCTCGATTGAACAGTTTCTGCAATATATTCTTCTTGCTTCGTCGATGAAGCGAGCAAGGCTTTTGGCCAACAACGGCGCATTCCAACCACGAGTTTTCAGACGAGATATCGGAAAAACATTCGTTGCAATAGTCTGAGGTAGTGTGAGAGGACGATGTATCCGCCATTTTTAAATAACCTTTTCTAAATTATAGCGAAAATGAACCATGAAGCATCTCGCGGCGTCGTCCCGTGCACCCAGCATACCGGAGCAAACTAAAAATCCGAAACCGAACCTCAAGTCGGCTGATGGTAGCGCGCCATGTGTGCATTTCTTCAAGTTCAAGTAACGATGCTGCCATGCCGGGTCCATTTACATTTGTCGTTGACTGGAGATGAGATAGCGATGATAGCGTACAATGCGCGACAGTGTACACCGTATTTTATGAATGCATCAGGgaataatatttgtttacGAAGACGCGTCCTACGACGTTGCGACGCCAGTGTCAAACAATTAGCGTGCGTGGAGTATAAGAACGTAAAAAATACCGTGAATCTGACGTAAGCTGGCGTAAAACCTGCGCATCAATTGATCTATTACGAAACATGAATACGATCGTTATTTACATCGAATCATCGAAATACAACTGGAAAGTGAGCAAAACGAGTCTGAAAATTTTGGCTatgttgtttgaaaaaataaaacatttgtCAAAGCATGTATTCATGTACTTggtcaataaataaacttcTTGCTTTTGTTTGTAACCCTGCCACACGTGAATGCTTTAAATATACTTCAATTTTATGAACATCGGTAAGTAATTCCATGCTTGACATCATCGACAGAGAATTTATGCTCCGTCGGTCCATAGAGAACCCCTTTTACATCGTTAATATAGGTCTGCATTACCGACACCAATGATATCCGCCACGATTCTAcctattcaaattttcctaTTTCATTTATCGCGGAAAGGAACCGTATAAAGGGTACTAATGTCTCAGCGTAACCAATGTTTAGCTACCAGcgcaaaattttataaaatcattgTTCAACACCTCAGAATCACGTGCGGTGTGTACAAACAAAAACACGTAGTTCATATTTTCtgttatttataaaaattattccgtTTCATACGAGAAGAATAAAGATTCGCCGACAGTATCATTACGAAAGAACGGTGATTCTAAAGAATAGGTttgaaacaaataacaaaataattggAATGACCTATAAACTTACGAGCTGTGCAAGAGTAGCTCTACACTGcaattatacatacctataatataacTATATTTTTAGCGTGACAATTGCAGATGTATATTGCACCCTGTGAAGGGTGCAGAGATGCCTTGCGTCATAGTTCGTAATGAGAAGATGTATCATGTACACTGTACATACGTCAAAAGCAGCTCGTATTCATTGATCCGAATTGACGTCGGAGGTTCGTTATTGAGCTAGGCAGTTGTGAACGCCACCTAATTGCGCCGTAGTATTCCGTAGTACTACGCCGGTGTAGAGAAGTGCAGCGACGCGGGGTAGCTTACTACTATTTAATGCGTGTACGTGGTAGTCGGGAGCGGTATAGCAGACAGGTAGCCACGGCCGGAGGGTAGGGGATGATGAAAAAAGCTGTGAATGCGCGAGGACATTCATTCAAATCCCACCCAATCACGTATCAAGTAATGCCGGGATTAAAGAGCGCCCTTCGGGTGCACCCACACCCTCCTCCTACACAGCGAACACAATTGCCGCATCACgtattacgtataatatacctatataatataAGCTTAAGGATGCACGACCGTCTAGGcgtgaaaaaatgaacaaacaaaaagaaacgaaattacAATAATCGATTATCGTAAACGAGGAGAAGTTCTTTCGCCTATCACGTATAATGTATAGGTAGATATAATTAGGGTAGTaagtatgtacatacatacaatctATCGACCGTCATTTGTTCGATACAGAGAATCCCTGTTATGTCTAATTTACGGCTATCTCTTGATATTTATAAGCGGCAATCGGTATTGATTTGCGACGTTATTGCCAAAACGAACGACACGTCGATATACGTGTGTTATATAGAACAGTGCCTTATGTGCCgtcgtatatacatacatatgtacgcATACATGTAAGTTTGCACGTATCAGAGATATATCTAATTTATCTCTTTGCTTCCGGTAATCCAGAGGTCAGATAAATTTTCCGTCCACCGCGGCGATCAATTTTTACTATTCTCAATCAACGAGGCTCTTGcgtcgatatttcaaaaactaTCCGTGACCGGAAGCAAGATAAGGCATATGCGTAGTATAATATAAGATGTATAATATCGTAAACTTAAATGTTCAGCATTTATACTCATATTGCGAATGTTCCAGACGTATCATGCGTATACGTGATCAGTGTACGATATCGTGCAATTTACGAGCGTATtgatttttctcctctttaAGGATACGTAGTTAAGAGAGAACCCTCGCGTTTACATCCGAGAAGTCGTC
It encodes the following:
- the LOC124302308 gene encoding sorting nexin-30-like — protein: MMTSSETDIDALDEKTMEDSAVLQVSSMAAGGLVKQESRDTDNYSTSIEGSVVASPSIDSFSTLPEQEISDFPIDSRDLQVKVDNPQKHLETLETFITFRVTTRTSRPEFEETEYVVRRRYNDFIWLRQKLVDTYPTHIIPPMPGKHTLLAQLDRYSKEFIMARMKLLHGFLNRVVNHPILSSEKSLYIFLTAKPAEFSIHRKSRSNVLVKMTDSLQNMANMYTMKQRHLEFEQVRDYCVALADKLSTIDKISHRIQKERQEYLLELHQLHPIFTLWATSEPELNPILTAIAKAIENNAVAHQVVLDSFPSDMREYLAYIDAVRDTLVRRDSMQIEYEMTVDDLAKKRQEKDQLTGVGASSSNSPGWGGSLWKGESRDEKLEKIGQSIPRLGKKVELLQDRVECANENLRSDLERWNKEKRSDLKTMLISMADQQILHYQHCMNAWEEVLSGLKLDNGTEINLGPSIKVPA
- the LOC124302307 gene encoding uncharacterized protein LOC124302307 isoform X2, whose product is MADTSSSHTTSDYCNECFSDISSENSWLECAVVGQKPCSLHRRSKKNILQKLFNREIRGCLSAHSYASEEKLFMSIPSWRHLSLTHVFPKSALAAGHIVMGLTQCGQFILTYTYNIEVVGYGSSYKYLLHWWSFIPNHFARKVAEVTLFGNYTIHRDLNIVISQWPTERNKLVVHGVCIDSMRLQPTDRAYLTITTVPSLQNCKDCLKVAASYEEEDLGSNWDGCMRCSCLLHGLTVHTTYEVISPYPRFRAAVCLKYWNHVVVNTGNFLHVLRVDLYTAKSKFQKNSERNDSVVVDTVPLDASDVEELDESKTECSDSSEEKIGMLDNITVDQFSKCESTIGSPFTDDINRYEEQYCSEIRVNTSSSNQSDCICDIIRPSVNISGKGCECLNGNECKCESNSSTSRSELAISVRDKILQDFCEDMSQELNIGSDLITLVKHPSCSPMSPPQRLPSDHRHLTWSSAMLNPPSDILRTRNSDSSHKLPRTQRPSSPQPSVSQDSSSVSITSLNSPLHTLSISPTSSCSSRLMSSPTTRWFRHLSPRKRTNLQSPPPILPPTPPRPRPTHKLTLEAEKAYEFTDEAHETCEKLSSFRKRRLADKKYEFCDEAEDAENIVPFKHLRDQSKHRTCSIHQLTSPVTSPVLPNTRRRRIDSDHSDVSEFNSIQDITSLSDFQSIETAEKYVLRPLNQNQLSYSAAHRDKTNKICANVSPLVPKVTFQYPTVKCTAHFKRSYIELDDEMVSVITDVEDDETGGYVSYQCVLPMNVHGSGYTQMQMINNSKAEKMPVPHVLVNQLSFDIETFSHHIADWLCTRFGKRYWHCSDYDIEIIDVCALSGDVICLLIMKIEASELSSQSQCYQERKQYEVGCKFTWNIDSNQYRITNVLPLIETKSKLHKRYIWNPTKLMASQMREKMQQPYAHTVRFLQNVMAFAGESITRLHDFDNLVELFITPLPDSPTICIIILRNLLPRHTSLST
- the LOC124302307 gene encoding uncharacterized protein LOC124302307 isoform X1 — translated: MADTSSSHTTSDYCNECFSDISSENSWLECAVVGQKPCSLHRRSKKNILQKLFNREIRGCLSAHSYASEEKLFMSIPSWRHLSLTHVFPKSALAAGHIVMGLTQCGQFILTYTYNIEVVGYGSSYKYLLHWWSFIPNHFARKVAEVTLFGNYTIHRDLNIVISQWPTERNKLVVHGVCYFLLSIDSMRLQPTDRAYLTITTVPSLQNCKDCLKVAASYEEEDLGSNWDGCMRCSCLLHGLTVHTTYEVISPYPRFRAAVCLKYWNHVVVNTGNFLHVLRVDLYTAKSKFQKNSERNDSVVVDTVPLDASDVEELDESKTECSDSSEEKIGMLDNITVDQFSKCESTIGSPFTDDINRYEEQYCSEIRVNTSSSNQSDCICDIIRPSVNISGKGCECLNGNECKCESNSSTSRSELAISVRDKILQDFCEDMSQELNIGSDLITLVKHPSCSPMSPPQRLPSDHRHLTWSSAMLNPPSDILRTRNSDSSHKLPRTQRPSSPQPSVSQDSSSVSITSLNSPLHTLSISPTSSCSSRLMSSPTTRWFRHLSPRKRTNLQSPPPILPPTPPRPRPTHKLTLEAEKAYEFTDEAHETCEKLSSFRKRRLADKKYEFCDEAEDAENIVPFKHLRDQSKHRTCSIHQLTSPVTSPVLPNTRRRRIDSDHSDVSEFNSIQDITSLSDFQSIETAEKYVLRPLNQNQLSYSAAHRDKTNKICANVSPLVPKVTFQYPTVKCTAHFKRSYIELDDEMVSVITDVEDDETGGYVSYQCVLPMNVHGSGYTQMQMINNSKAEKMPVPHVLVNQLSFDIETFSHHIADWLCTRFGKRYWHCSDYDIEIIDVCALSGDVICLLIMKIEASELSSQSQCYQERKQYEVGCKFTWNIDSNQYRITNVLPLIETKSKLHKRYIWNPTKLMASQMREKMQQPYAHTVRFLQNVMAFAGESITRLHDFDNLVELFITPLPDSPTICIIILRNLLPRHTSLST